A genomic region of Chitinivorax tropicus contains the following coding sequences:
- a CDS encoding serine/threonine protein kinase, whose translation MNTAPPYAELTPDVMLDAIDATGHRCDGRLLALNSYENRVYQVGQEDGPPLIAKFYRPARWSDEAILEEHAFSSALAEAEIPVIAPLTVAGISLFQHAGFRFAVFPRRSGRTPELDDDTTLEWIGRFMGRIHALGACASFQHRPTLNIEQFAILPSRFLLEHDFIPVELRPAYQALAEQLIEKLQARWTLAGDYQPIRLHGDCHPGNLLWTDAGPHFVDFDDARMGPAIQDLWMLLSGDRHSQQRQLGVIVDEYSAFHELDERELWLIEPLRTLRIMHYASWLAQRWDDPAFPNAFPWFNSQRYWEEHILTLREQLATLDDPPLVI comes from the coding sequence ATGAATACCGCACCCCCCTATGCCGAGCTGACCCCTGATGTCATGCTCGATGCCATCGACGCCACCGGCCATCGCTGCGATGGGCGGCTGTTGGCCTTGAACAGCTATGAAAACCGCGTCTACCAAGTGGGCCAGGAAGACGGCCCGCCGCTGATCGCGAAGTTCTACCGACCCGCACGCTGGTCTGACGAGGCCATTCTGGAAGAGCATGCTTTTTCCAGCGCATTGGCCGAGGCGGAAATCCCCGTCATCGCGCCGCTGACCGTGGCAGGCATTTCGCTGTTTCAGCACGCAGGTTTCCGCTTTGCAGTGTTTCCAAGACGGTCAGGGCGCACGCCTGAGCTGGATGACGACACCACGTTGGAATGGATTGGCCGTTTCATGGGGCGCATCCACGCCCTGGGTGCATGTGCAAGTTTTCAGCACCGCCCGACACTGAACATCGAGCAATTCGCCATCTTGCCCAGCCGGTTTCTGCTGGAGCACGATTTCATCCCTGTCGAGCTGCGCCCTGCCTATCAGGCACTGGCCGAGCAATTGATCGAGAAGCTGCAGGCAAGATGGACATTGGCGGGCGACTACCAGCCCATCCGCCTGCACGGCGATTGTCACCCTGGCAATTTGTTGTGGACAGATGCCGGGCCACACTTTGTGGATTTCGACGATGCCCGCATGGGGCCAGCCATTCAAGACCTGTGGATGCTGCTGTCGGGCGACCGACATAGCCAGCAGCGCCAGCTGGGCGTGATCGTGGATGAATACAGCGCATTCCATGAACTGGACGAGCGCGAGCTGTGGTTGATCGAGCCGCTACGCACCTTACGCATCATGCACTACGCCAGCTGGCTGGCTCAGCGCTGGGACGACCCGGCTTTCCCCAACGCCTTCCCGTGGTTCAACAGCCAGCGCTATTGGGAGGAACACATCCTGACCTTGCGTGAGCAGCTGGCTACGCTCGACGACCCACCGCTCGTCATCTGA